The following are encoded in a window of Pygocentrus nattereri isolate fPygNat1 chromosome 5, fPygNat1.pri, whole genome shotgun sequence genomic DNA:
- the map10 gene encoding microtubule-associated protein 10, which produces MFGAEPLAWRAEGMTGTQTLFSFELFVEKFRCDAAGTVKADEVKPAVGVRLLDFPTLLIYRSDRHQSEPGGLTEPSGGSFCFNKGKSCLFKMSLDSLHSQLCNAPLFVMVLDVNSEIPKLLGSSLISLSDLTGSIKLAVEKHGIWTPAAHGDRFSSRILNLMGETIGTISLSCKIVSLGASVIPHISESEARVAPPKPNTTKCATVEGNVNSGTDEIQPPGADRRAGSKTLHVATQIEHLRQRDPASLDTEVKSDELCGTFCPPALFYSASQVNRQRIAGYRMDDLEEHLRMVDLQAEDTDDGSESSQMESAAQKPVRAKEDGSPTNLGQQQSQTVPSILTDAVRQLPLLSALLAELSHLSGQMQPPLSGYPVNFMSARESSHSSGKPQTESLKLAGPECRRGNHPGPASPLISPADGESHNERSRPERKLRYGLTHSFRLRLKQIKPGTTRHHGCVEELKMRKRVPKPKPVHSQMFNTYLDASDETLPNRSHSQTSPAPGKQMKPPAVKDVPDKADKEVQVCVPSAIGQNINHKAYDSVSNGEPHVIQTSPDFWSSIQSDGKPSSPTYSSFSHHDSPQPDDYQDDFTSLDPTDASPDPLSSPEPRRPPRTRLSSGNVSSDSFSQGNKPHPVPVKAETSPKRSLRATHSIRPHLQNFACSTSSDDSKSGFYRTSPQRNSESHGGSLKSPTVSSIFGTPVEERPQHPDDFMLESVSSTNSEEQRDELGSLSFKNKYRPISELVVNKLPGYTL; this is translated from the coding sequence ATGTTTGGAGCAGAGCCGCTTGCTTGGAGAGCAGAGGGCATGACAGGCACCCAGACTCTGTTCTCCTTCGAGCTGTTTGTGGAGAAATTTCGCTGTGATGCCGCTGGGACGGTGAAAGCAGATGAAGTGAAGCCCGCGGTCGGAGTTCGGCTGCTGGACTTCCCAACGCTGCTGATTTACCGTTCAGACAGACACCAGTCCGAACCGGGAGGCTTGACAGAACCCAGCGGGGGCAGTTTTTGCTTCAATAAAGGCAAATCGTGCTTGTTTAAGATGAGTCTGGATTCTCTCCACAGCCAGCTCTGCAACGCTCCTCTCTTCGTCATGGTGCTGGATGTAAACAGTGAGATTCCCAAGCTATTAGGAAGTTCACTGATCTCTCTCTCAGACCTGACGGGCTCTATCAAACTAGCCGTGGAAAAACACGGCATTTGGACTCCAGCTGCTCATGGGGATAGATTCAGTAGTCGTATTTTAAACCTCATGGGTGAAACTATAGGAACTATTTCACTCTCCTGCAAAATTGTGAGTTTGGGAGCGAGTGTAATTCCTCATATCTCTGAGAGCGAGGCCCGTGTAGCTCCTCCAAAGCCAAACACCACAAAATGTGCTACAGTTGAAGGGAATGTAAACAGTGGAACAGATGAAATTCAGCCACCGGGCGCTGACAGACGTGCTGGATCAAAAACTCTTCATGTTGCCACCCAAATTGAGCATCTCAGGCAGAGAGATCCAGCATCTCTAGACACTGAAGTGAAATCTGACGAATTGTGTGGCACTTTTTGTCCCCCTGCTCTGTTTTACAGTGCCAGCCAGGTGAATCGACAGCGGATTGCTGGTTACAGGATGGATGACCTTGAGGAACATCTCAGGATGGTGGATCTCCAAGCCGAGGATACAGACGATGGGAGCGAGTCTTCCCAAATGGAATCGGCTGCTCAAAAACCAGTGAGGGCCAAAGAAGATGGGTCACCTACCAATTTGGGCCAACAGCAAAGTCAAACTGTGCCGTCCATCCTCACGGACGCTGTCAGGCAGCTGCCTCTGCTCAGTGCTCTTCTTGCTGAACTCTCGCATCTTAGTGGCCAGATGCAGCCGCCATTATCAGGCTACCCGGTAAACTTCATGTCCGCACGGGAAAGCTCTCATAGTTCAGGGAAGCCGCAGACTGAGAGTCTGAAACTAGCTGGACCCGAATGTAGACGAGGTAATCATCCAGGCCCCGCATCTCCTCTCATTTCTCCGGCAGATGGAGAAAGCCACAATGAAAGGTCACGACCAGAGCGCAAACTTCGGTATGGCTTAACTCACAGCTTCCGCCTCCGACTTAAGCAGATCAAGCCGGGCACGACAAGGCACCATGGGTGCGTTGAGGAGCTCAAAATGAGAAAGCGAGTTCCCAAACCTAAACCAGTTCACAGCCAGATGTTCAATACATATTTGGATGCATCTGATGAAACACTGCCCAACAGGTCACATTCACAAACAAGTCCTGCTCCTGGCAAGCAAATGAAGCCGCCAGCAGTGAAAGACGTCCCTGATAAGGCAGACAAAGAGGTGCAAGTTTGTGTTCCCAGTGCAATCGGCCAGAACATCAACCACAAAGCGTATGATTCAGTGAGCAACGGTGAACCTCATGTAATTCAAACCAGCCCTGACTTTTGGAGCTCCATTCAAAGTGATGGAAAGCCCTCCAGTCCTACTTACAGCTCATTTTCCCATCATGACAGTCCACAGCCAGATGACTACCAGGATGATTTCACCAGTCTGGACCCCACTGATGCATCACCAGACCCTCTCAGCAGTCCTGAGCCACGCAGACCTCCAAGGACACGACTCTCTAGTGGTAATGTGAGCTCAGACAGCTTCTCCCAGGGAAACAAGCCCCATCCCGTTCCGGTTAAAGCAGAGACATCTCCAAAACGGTCCCTCAGAGCGACCCACTCAATCAGGCCTCACCTTCAGAACTTCGCTTGCAGTACATCATCGGATGACAGCAAGAGTGGCTTCTATAGAACTTCTCCACAGAGGAACTCTGAATCACACGGTGGTTCACTGAAGAGTCCAACAGTGTCCAGTATCTTTGGAACACCAGTTGAAGAACGTCCTCAACATCCTGATGACTTCATGCTGGAGTCTGTGTCCTCCACCAATTCTGAGGAGCAGAGAGATGAACTGGGTTCTCTAAGCTTTAAGAATAAATATCGACCCATCTCAGAGTTGGTGGTCAACAAGCTACCAGGCTACACTCTCTGA